A region of Actinomycetota bacterium DNA encodes the following proteins:
- a CDS encoding isocitrate/isopropylmalate family dehydrogenase, producing YAIEHGLPSLTLVHKGNIMKFTAGAFRDWGYELTRREFAGQAIGWDDCGGRAPDGQVLVKDAIADITLQQVLTRPEDFDVIATMNLNGDYLSDALAAQVGGIGIAPGGNINYLTGHAVFEATHGTAPKYAGQDKVNPSSVILSGVMMLRHLGWAEAAELIENGIERAISESVVTYDFARLMDPPVEPVSCSAFGQAIVDRMS from the coding sequence ACTACGCGATCGAGCACGGCCTGCCGTCGCTGACGCTCGTGCACAAGGGCAACATCATGAAGTTCACCGCGGGCGCCTTCCGCGACTGGGGATACGAGCTGACGCGCAGAGAGTTCGCCGGACAGGCCATCGGCTGGGACGACTGCGGGGGCCGGGCCCCCGACGGACAGGTCCTGGTCAAGGACGCCATCGCGGACATCACCCTCCAGCAGGTCCTCACCCGCCCGGAGGACTTCGACGTGATCGCCACCATGAACCTCAACGGCGACTACCTGTCCGACGCCCTGGCGGCCCAGGTCGGCGGGATCGGCATCGCGCCCGGGGGCAACATCAACTACCTCACCGGTCATGCGGTGTTCGAGGCCACCCACGGAACCGCTCCCAAGTACGCGGGCCAGGACAAGGTCAACCCGTCGTCGGTGATCCTGTCCGGGGTGATGATGCTGCGCCATCTTGGCTGGGCTGAGGCCGCCGAGCTGATCGAGAACGGCATTGAGCGCGCAATATCGGAGTCGGTGGTGACCTACGACTTCGCCAGGCTGATGGACCCGCCGGTGGAGCCGGTGTCCTGCAGCGCGTTCGGACAGGCGATCGTCGACCGGATGAGCTAG
- a CDS encoding methyltransferase domain-containing protein: MSQPVYPLELARRLSEGWDVQVVDVRTGAEVRKGRIAGSVHRPLGSLRPLPEPARPVVFVCQHGPRAVLAAARRPDAWVLSGGLSAWTEQGLPVERTATPPRSIDIALGVIDAVGFSRWRRTLLAQARGRTLDLGAGTGRNTRHFPPGLRPVGLDPDLESLRYLRSSGRGTRAHLVCARAEQLPFRDSTFDSVVATLVLCSVDDQKATAGELRRALKPEGVLLGAEHVVARHRRVAEAQRKAGPGWYRRTGSCRLDRETLGTLRESGFTVAETRNALAGVLRSYRATSC, from the coding sequence GTGAGCCAGCCGGTGTATCCCCTCGAGCTCGCACGGCGATTGAGCGAGGGATGGGACGTGCAGGTGGTGGACGTCCGGACGGGGGCCGAGGTGCGCAAGGGACGGATCGCCGGGTCCGTTCACCGGCCGCTGGGCAGCCTTCGTCCGCTGCCGGAACCTGCCAGGCCTGTTGTCTTCGTTTGCCAGCACGGCCCCCGGGCGGTGCTTGCGGCGGCGCGCCGTCCCGACGCGTGGGTTCTGTCCGGGGGGTTGTCGGCTTGGACAGAGCAGGGGCTGCCGGTCGAGCGCACGGCTACCCCGCCCCGGTCCATCGACATCGCCCTGGGAGTTATCGACGCGGTGGGATTCTCGAGGTGGCGCCGGACGCTGCTCGCCCAGGCCCGGGGACGCACGCTGGACCTCGGAGCCGGAACCGGACGCAACACCCGCCACTTCCCGCCGGGCCTCCGACCAGTCGGGCTGGACCCGGACCTGGAGTCGCTGCGCTACCTGAGGTCTTCGGGCCGCGGCACCAGGGCGCATCTGGTTTGCGCGAGAGCCGAACAGCTTCCGTTCCGCGACTCCACGTTCGACTCGGTCGTCGCGACGCTCGTGCTGTGCAGCGTGGACGACCAGAAGGCGACGGCCGGCGAACTGCGCCGGGCCCTGAAGCCCGAAGGGGTGCTGCTGGGGGCCGAGCACGTCGTCGCCAGACACCGCCGCGTCGCGGAGGCCCAGCGCAAGGCCGGGCCCGGGTGGTACCGCCGGACCGGAAGCTGCCGGCTGGACCGCGAGACCCTGGGGACTCTGCGGGAGTCGGGGTTCACCGTCGCCGAGACGCGCAACGCCCTGGCGGGGGTGCTGCGCTCCTACCGCGCGACCAGCTGCTAG
- a CDS encoding MFS transporter, producing the protein MATRSRRRRSKVEQVVRLSENLTAPAERVLAVTGGSPGRTEWMLPASIVEPVLARATVAGDGGGARLDLEARVSLDLPYFGFLFRRAVRRHIRRQLAHEAACVGARLEDRPEPSEPGRPKWAPPEAMSAHQARALATLGFVLAVTGYCGSLLTQAVDPIAHTFGADDAALGVATAATRVGTLLALAGGILADRIGRRRLVIAATVCACAASLASALAPSLAVLGALQVLVRGGVNLATVVAFIAVTEEAPEGGRAYALAAAGLAGSLGFVLGALLLPVAQLGSEAWRALFAIGGLGLLLVPGLSRRLTESSRFAQLVRREVRGHAGEVVDRIYGGRFALLAATGFLLNMFFAPTSQFTNRYLSVERGYTETGILLLRAATQALPALIAVWAGGRVAESRGRRPAAIAGLLVMAVTDAIFFLTSGFTLGVTLLVSTAAAALAAPALASFNTEMFPTEVRGTAGGSLLIASVAGSVAGLLLAGYLAGPLGSIGRAIALTAVAPLLVGLFLIPHLPEAKGKALDEISPPEV; encoded by the coding sequence ATGGCGACCCGAAGCAGGCGACGCAGGTCGAAAGTCGAGCAGGTCGTGCGGCTGTCGGAAAACCTGACGGCGCCGGCGGAGCGGGTGCTCGCCGTCACCGGCGGCTCGCCTGGCCGCACGGAGTGGATGCTGCCGGCATCGATCGTGGAGCCGGTGCTGGCTCGGGCGACGGTGGCAGGGGACGGCGGCGGCGCACGACTGGACCTCGAGGCGCGCGTTTCGTTGGACCTTCCCTACTTCGGCTTTCTGTTCCGGCGGGCCGTCCGGCGGCACATCCGGCGCCAGCTCGCACACGAGGCGGCCTGCGTCGGGGCCCGGCTGGAGGACCGGCCCGAACCGTCGGAGCCCGGGCGCCCGAAGTGGGCTCCCCCGGAGGCAATGTCGGCGCACCAGGCCAGGGCGCTGGCGACGCTGGGGTTCGTCCTGGCCGTCACCGGGTACTGCGGCTCCCTTCTGACGCAGGCCGTGGACCCGATCGCGCACACCTTCGGCGCGGACGACGCCGCGCTCGGGGTCGCGACCGCGGCCACTCGCGTGGGGACCCTGCTCGCTCTGGCAGGGGGCATCCTCGCCGACCGCATCGGCAGGCGGCGGCTGGTCATCGCAGCGACCGTGTGCGCCTGCGCCGCATCGCTCGCCAGCGCCCTGGCGCCGAGCCTCGCCGTCCTCGGGGCTCTGCAGGTATTGGTCCGCGGCGGCGTCAACCTCGCCACGGTCGTCGCCTTTATAGCCGTGACCGAGGAGGCGCCGGAAGGAGGCCGCGCCTACGCGCTCGCCGCGGCGGGCCTGGCCGGAAGCCTCGGGTTCGTGCTCGGGGCCCTGCTGCTTCCGGTGGCGCAGCTTGGTTCCGAGGCCTGGCGCGCGCTGTTCGCGATCGGCGGACTCGGGCTGCTGCTGGTCCCGGGACTGTCGCGGAGGCTGACGGAGTCGTCGAGGTTCGCCCAGCTGGTCCGGCGCGAGGTCCGCGGCCACGCGGGGGAGGTAGTGGATCGGATCTACGGGGGCCGGTTCGCCCTGCTGGCCGCCACGGGATTCCTGCTCAACATGTTCTTCGCCCCGACGTCGCAGTTCACCAACCGCTACCTCAGCGTCGAGCGCGGGTACACCGAGACGGGAATCCTGCTCCTTCGGGCGGCGACCCAGGCGCTGCCGGCGCTGATAGCGGTGTGGGCCGGCGGGCGCGTCGCCGAGTCGCGTGGCCGCAGGCCGGCGGCAATCGCCGGGCTGCTGGTCATGGCCGTGACCGACGCCATCTTCTTCCTGACGTCGGGGTTCACGCTGGGCGTGACGCTGCTGGTGTCGACGGCCGCCGCGGCCCTGGCGGCCCCCGCTCTCGCCTCCTTCAACACGGAGATGTTCCCGACGGAGGTCCGCGGAACGGCCGGCGGTTCGCTTCTCATCGCATCGGTGGCCGGGTCGGTCGCCGGCCTTCTGCTGGCCGGGTACCTGGCCGGGCCGCTGGGCTCGATAGGCCGGGCGATAGCCCTGACGGCGGTGGCGCCTCTGCTCGTCGGACTGTTCCTGATCCCCCACCTCCCGGAGGCAAAGGGCAAGGCCCTGGACGAGATCAGCCCGCCGGAGGTGTGA
- the sdhC gene encoding succinate dehydrogenase, cytochrome b556 subunit produces the protein MAVGSAATRRDRPTPYKGESGNFMWVLHRVTGILVLFFLFLHVVDTATILWGPEIYNEVVEIYKNFFFRVFMEVPLVGAVLFHSFNGLRVLAIDLTNWGARRQKELSVAVLVVTLLFFVPSAYIMLRPVLFSG, from the coding sequence ATGGCAGTTGGATCTGCCGCGACGCGGCGCGACCGGCCCACTCCCTACAAGGGAGAGAGCGGGAACTTCATGTGGGTCCTGCACCGCGTAACCGGCATCCTGGTGCTGTTCTTCCTGTTCCTGCACGTGGTCGACACGGCCACGATCCTGTGGGGGCCCGAGATCTACAACGAGGTTGTCGAGATCTACAAGAACTTCTTCTTCCGGGTGTTCATGGAGGTCCCGCTCGTCGGGGCGGTCCTGTTCCACTCGTTCAACGGGCTGCGCGTGCTGGCGATCGACCTCACGAACTGGGGGGCCCGGCGACAGAAGGAGCTGTCCGTGGCGGTGCTGGTGGTAACTCTGCTGTTCTTTGTCCCGTCGGCGTACATCATGCTGCGCCCCGTCCTCTTTTCGGGCTGA
- a CDS encoding succinate dehydrogenase hydrophobic membrane anchor subunit, translated as MAIRTQNVTRRPPQVRQSFQLWTWLFMRLSGVVLLFLALGHLAIQHIFNDVGDLSFEVVAQRWSGGFWRTWDWLLLVLALLHGTNGARTMIHDYIRKPRRRIVALAVLYTAFLMTIALGSIAIFTFNPDAFG; from the coding sequence GTGGCCATCCGGACCCAGAACGTCACCCGCAGGCCCCCTCAGGTCCGCCAGTCGTTTCAGCTGTGGACGTGGCTTTTCATGCGCCTGTCCGGGGTCGTACTGCTGTTTTTGGCCCTCGGGCACCTGGCGATCCAGCACATCTTCAACGACGTCGGCGACCTGTCCTTTGAGGTCGTGGCGCAGCGTTGGTCGGGCGGGTTCTGGAGGACGTGGGACTGGCTGCTGCTTGTGCTGGCTCTGCTTCACGGGACCAACGGCGCGCGGACGATGATCCACGACTACATCCGCAAGCCTCGCCGGCGGATAGTGGCCCTTGCCGTCCTGTACACCGCCTTTCTGATGACGATCGCGCTGGGATCCATAGCAATCTTCACCTTCAACCCCGACGCTTTCGGGTAG
- the sdhA gene encoding succinate dehydrogenase flavoprotein subunit: MDTTPTVHRHKFETVVVGAGGAGLYAAMAAAEGGRSVAVLSKLYPTRSHTGAAQGGIGAALANVEEDRWEWHMFDTVKGGDYLVDQDSAEILAREAVETVYELEHFGLPFSRLPDGKIAQRKFGGHTYNFGEGPVHRSCYAADRTGHMILQTLFQQCMKRQVTFFNEFKVLDLIVSHDGRCTGVVALEIASGDFHVFHAKAVFFGTGGFGKMFRITSNAHTLTGDGNAVAYRRGVPMQDMEFYQFHPTGIYTLGILLSEGARAEGGILRNESGERFMERYAPTLLDLAPRDIVSRSMFQELKEGRGCGPKRDYLLLDLTHLPPEVLDERLPDITDFARTYLRVEPKSEPVPIQPTAHYAMGGIPTDNDGRVWKDGHSVIFDGFYAAGECACVSVHGANRLGTNSLVDILVFGRRAGKHMARYVAEADWPELPRGAEDQAVSLVDGILSRQSGERPVDIRETLQDEMNDKCFVVRNEPGLKEMDAKVAQLRSAFANVFIQDRGRLFNTDLVECLELGFMLDCAQTTVVAALARQESRGGHYREDFKERDDTRFLAHSLAFPGESSDSVRIDYKPVRITRFAPKERKY; encoded by the coding sequence ATGGACACCACCCCCACGGTTCACCGCCACAAGTTCGAGACCGTCGTCGTCGGCGCGGGCGGAGCCGGCCTGTACGCCGCCATGGCCGCCGCCGAGGGCGGCCGGTCGGTGGCGGTTTTGTCGAAGTTGTACCCCACCCGGTCCCACACCGGCGCGGCCCAGGGAGGCATCGGGGCGGCGCTCGCCAACGTGGAGGAGGACCGCTGGGAGTGGCACATGTTCGACACGGTCAAGGGCGGCGACTACCTCGTCGACCAGGACTCCGCCGAGATCCTCGCGCGCGAGGCCGTGGAGACGGTGTACGAGCTGGAGCACTTCGGGCTCCCGTTCTCACGGCTGCCCGACGGAAAGATCGCCCAGCGCAAGTTCGGCGGCCACACTTACAACTTCGGCGAAGGACCTGTCCACAGGTCCTGCTACGCGGCCGACCGTACGGGTCACATGATCCTGCAGACGCTGTTTCAGCAGTGCATGAAGCGACAGGTCACCTTCTTCAACGAGTTCAAGGTGCTCGACCTCATCGTGTCCCACGACGGACGGTGCACCGGCGTCGTCGCTCTGGAGATAGCCAGCGGCGACTTCCACGTCTTCCACGCCAAGGCTGTGTTCTTCGGGACGGGCGGCTTCGGGAAGATGTTCAGGATCACGTCCAACGCCCACACGCTGACGGGGGACGGCAACGCCGTGGCCTACAGGCGCGGCGTCCCCATGCAGGACATGGAGTTCTACCAGTTCCACCCGACCGGCATCTACACGCTCGGGATCCTTCTTTCTGAGGGCGCGCGGGCCGAGGGCGGGATCCTTCGCAACGAAAGCGGCGAGAGGTTCATGGAGCGCTACGCGCCGACTCTGCTCGACCTGGCCCCCCGGGACATCGTCTCGCGGTCGATGTTCCAGGAGCTCAAGGAGGGACGCGGCTGCGGTCCGAAGCGCGACTACCTGCTTCTGGACCTCACCCACCTGCCGCCGGAGGTGCTGGACGAGCGGCTGCCGGACATCACCGACTTCGCCCGCACCTACCTGCGGGTCGAGCCCAAGTCCGAACCGGTGCCGATTCAGCCCACCGCGCACTACGCGATGGGAGGCATCCCCACCGACAACGACGGGCGGGTCTGGAAGGACGGGCACAGCGTGATCTTCGACGGCTTCTACGCCGCCGGCGAGTGCGCGTGCGTGTCGGTGCACGGCGCCAACCGCCTCGGGACCAACTCGCTGGTGGACATCCTGGTGTTCGGCCGCCGAGCCGGAAAGCACATGGCGCGGTACGTCGCCGAGGCCGACTGGCCCGAGCTGCCCAGGGGGGCCGAGGACCAGGCGGTCTCGCTGGTGGACGGGATTCTGTCGCGGCAGTCAGGGGAGCGTCCGGTGGACATCCGCGAGACGCTGCAGGACGAGATGAACGACAAGTGCTTCGTCGTCCGCAACGAGCCCGGACTGAAGGAGATGGACGCCAAGGTCGCGCAGTTGCGGTCGGCGTTCGCCAACGTGTTCATCCAGGACCGGGGCCGGCTGTTCAACACCGACCTCGTGGAGTGCCTGGAGCTGGGGTTCATGCTCGATTGCGCGCAGACGACGGTCGTCGCCGCCCTGGCGCGCCAGGAGTCGCGGGGAGGGCACTACCGCGAGGACTTCAAGGAGCGCGACGACACCCGGTTTTTGGCGCACTCGCTGGCCTTCCCCGGCGAGAGCAGCGACTCCGTGAGGATCGACTACAAGCCCGTGCGGATCACGAGGTTCGCCCCGAAGGAGCGCAAGTACTGA
- a CDS encoding succinate dehydrogenase iron-sulfur subunit, producing the protein MRVTLRVRRYNPEVARDPWWQDFDLESDPRARVLDLLHQAKWYHDGTLTLRRSCAHAVCGSDTMMINGHNRLACKVLVEDVAPVIVCEPIRGLPVIKDLIVDMEPFFRSLESVKSWLINEEPPPNSERLQSPEERERFDEGTKCILCAACTTSCPIFWANDEYVGPAAIVNAHRFTFDSRDRGAAERLEVLADRTGVFKCRTTFNCTSVCPRDIPVTELIQEMKRAITFGKI; encoded by the coding sequence ATGCGAGTGACGCTGCGAGTCCGCAGGTACAACCCCGAGGTCGCCCGCGACCCCTGGTGGCAGGACTTCGACCTGGAGTCGGATCCCCGCGCCCGGGTGCTGGACCTCCTGCACCAGGCGAAGTGGTACCACGACGGCACTTTGACGCTGCGCCGGTCCTGTGCTCACGCCGTGTGCGGGTCAGACACGATGATGATCAACGGTCACAACCGCCTGGCCTGCAAGGTCCTGGTGGAGGACGTGGCTCCCGTCATCGTCTGCGAGCCCATCCGCGGGCTGCCGGTGATCAAGGACCTGATCGTCGACATGGAGCCCTTTTTTCGCAGCCTGGAGTCGGTCAAGTCCTGGCTGATCAACGAGGAGCCCCCTCCGAACTCCGAGCGCCTCCAGAGCCCGGAGGAGCGGGAGCGGTTCGACGAGGGCACGAAGTGCATCCTGTGCGCGGCCTGCACGACCTCTTGCCCCATCTTCTGGGCCAACGACGAGTACGTGGGTCCGGCCGCGATCGTCAACGCCCACCGCTTCACCTTTGACTCCCGCGACCGCGGGGCGGCCGAGCGCCTGGAGGTCCTGGCGGACCGCACCGGCGTGTTCAAGTGCCGCACGACGTTCAACTGCACGAGCGTGTGCCCGCGCGACATCCCCGTGACCGAGCTGATCCAGGAGATGAAGCGCGCCATCACCTTCGGCAAGATCTGA
- a CDS encoding peptidylprolyl isomerase: protein MSQQKPSPPSGTLDTSKSWTATIRTDKGDVRVELFASDAPMTVENFVNLSRSGFYDGTTFHRVIPGFMAQGGDPTGTGTGGPGYKFRDEFSTRRHDSAGVLSMANAGPGTNGSQFFITYGPTPHLDGKHSVFGKVVDGMDVVESIPERDPSRAREPGEKIVTIDIEES from the coding sequence ATGTCGCAGCAGAAGCCTTCGCCCCCGTCCGGGACGCTGGACACCTCAAAGTCCTGGACCGCGACCATCCGCACCGACAAGGGCGACGTCCGGGTGGAGCTGTTCGCCTCCGACGCGCCGATGACCGTGGAGAACTTCGTGAACCTGTCCCGCAGCGGCTTCTACGACGGGACCACCTTTCACCGCGTCATCCCGGGGTTCATGGCCCAGGGCGGGGACCCCACCGGCACGGGCACCGGAGGGCCCGGCTACAAGTTCCGCGACGAGTTCAGCACCCGGCGTCACGACTCGGCGGGGGTGCTGTCGATGGCCAACGCCGGACCGGGGACCAACGGCAGCCAGTTCTTCATCACCTACGGGCCCACCCCTCACCTGGACGGCAAGCACTCGGTTTTCGGCAAGGTCGTGGACGGCATGGACGTCGTCGAGTCGATCCCCGAGCGCGACCCTTCGCGCGCCCGGGAGCCGGGCGAGAAGATCGTCACGATCGACATCGAAGAGTCGTAG
- the purB gene encoding adenylosuccinate lyase yields MIARYTRPEMGRLWSDGERLRRWLDVEVAALEAWERVGKVPVGTADAVRSSARIDPERIAEIEAEVHHDVVAFVSQVAETCGEHGRWIHFGLTSYDVVDTAQGMALRDSCDLMLAGVTGLASVLRRRALEFRDAVCMGRTHGIHAEPTTFGAKLAGHAFEFARHRERLAEVRRRIAVGKMAGPVGNYGSVPPGVEADVLSLLGLRPEDAPSQIVTRDRHAEYLAALAGIGSSIERLAVEIRHLARTEVREAEEPFTKGAQKGSSSMPHKRNPWRCERLSGLARLLRGYAHAGWENVATWHERDMSQSSVERVALADASCVCDFALADITRIVDGMPVYPERMRANMALSFGLFYSQHVLLALIESGMERDDAYRIVQSAAMTSWEEERPYLEVLKEDPRATEAVDLDAVFDESRFLSRLDVVFDRLESLNLP; encoded by the coding sequence ATGATCGCGCGTTATACGCGTCCGGAGATGGGGCGGCTGTGGTCCGACGGCGAACGCCTGCGCAGGTGGCTGGACGTCGAGGTGGCCGCCCTGGAGGCGTGGGAGCGCGTGGGCAAGGTTCCCGTGGGGACGGCGGATGCGGTCCGGAGCTCGGCCCGCATCGACCCCGAGCGCATCGCGGAGATCGAGGCCGAAGTCCATCACGACGTGGTCGCGTTCGTGTCCCAGGTGGCCGAGACGTGCGGCGAGCACGGCCGGTGGATCCACTTCGGGCTCACGTCCTACGACGTGGTGGACACCGCACAGGGAATGGCGCTGCGCGACTCGTGCGACCTCATGCTCGCCGGCGTCACCGGGCTGGCGTCGGTCCTGCGGCGGCGGGCCCTGGAGTTCCGGGACGCCGTCTGCATGGGGCGCACCCACGGCATCCACGCCGAGCCGACCACCTTCGGCGCCAAGCTCGCCGGCCACGCCTTTGAGTTCGCGCGCCACCGCGAGCGGCTGGCCGAGGTCCGGCGCAGGATCGCCGTCGGCAAGATGGCCGGGCCCGTAGGCAACTACGGCAGCGTCCCGCCTGGGGTGGAGGCCGATGTGCTGTCGCTGCTGGGCCTGCGTCCCGAGGACGCACCCAGCCAGATCGTCACCCGCGACCGCCACGCGGAGTACCTCGCGGCGCTGGCCGGTATCGGGTCGTCCATCGAGCGGCTGGCCGTGGAGATCAGGCACCTGGCCCGCACGGAGGTCCGGGAAGCCGAGGAGCCGTTCACCAAGGGAGCCCAGAAAGGCTCCTCGTCGATGCCGCACAAGCGAAACCCCTGGCGGTGCGAGCGGCTGTCCGGACTGGCGCGCCTGCTGCGCGGTTACGCGCACGCCGGCTGGGAGAACGTCGCCACGTGGCACGAGCGGGACATGTCCCAGTCGTCGGTCGAGCGGGTGGCGCTTGCGGACGCGTCCTGCGTGTGCGACTTCGCCCTCGCCGACATCACGCGAATCGTCGATGGGATGCCGGTGTACCCCGAGCGCATGCGCGCCAACATGGCGCTGTCTTTCGGGCTGTTCTACTCGCAGCACGTGCTGCTGGCGCTGATTGAGTCGGGCATGGAGCGCGACGACGCCTACAGGATCGTGCAGTCGGCGGCGATGACATCCTGGGAGGAGGAGCGTCCCTACCTGGAAGTGCTCAAGGAGGACCCCCGCGCAACGGAGGCCGTCGACTTGGACGCCGTGTTCGACGAAAGCCGGTTCCTCTCCAGGCTGGACGTCGTCTTCGACCGCCTGGAGTCGCTGAACCTGCCTTAG
- a CDS encoding helix-turn-helix transcriptional regulator, translating into MRTRIAELRTQKGLSQGELAAELGVSRQTINSIEVGRYIPSLPLAIRLARFFGQTVEEVFNVDED; encoded by the coding sequence GTGCGCACCCGAATCGCGGAGCTGAGGACCCAGAAGGGGCTTTCCCAGGGAGAGCTCGCGGCGGAACTGGGGGTGTCACGGCAGACGATCAACTCGATCGAGGTCGGCCGTTATATCCCTTCGCTTCCCCTGGCGATCCGGCTGGCGCGCTTCTTCGGCCAGACAGTGGAGGAGGTTTTCAATGTGGACGAGGACTAG
- the purE gene encoding 5-(carboxyamino)imidazole ribonucleotide mutase, producing MSQPFVAILMGSESDMDVMKRAHATLEEFGVQCEINVRSAHRQHEALMAYIKDAETREVAVYICGAGMAAALPGVVAAASHKPVIGVPIQSGGLGGLDSLLAIAQMPKGVPVACVAVNGAQNAALLAVQIMAAADPQLAERFADFRRKQSEV from the coding sequence ATGAGCCAGCCGTTCGTCGCGATCCTGATGGGATCCGAGTCAGACATGGATGTCATGAAGCGCGCGCACGCGACCCTCGAGGAGTTCGGCGTCCAGTGCGAGATCAACGTCCGAAGCGCCCACCGCCAGCACGAGGCGTTGATGGCGTACATCAAGGACGCCGAGACCAGGGAGGTGGCCGTCTACATCTGTGGCGCCGGGATGGCCGCGGCGCTGCCGGGCGTGGTGGCTGCCGCGAGCCACAAGCCGGTGATCGGGGTCCCGATCCAGTCCGGGGGCCTCGGGGGTCTGGACTCGCTGCTCGCCATCGCCCAGATGCCCAAGGGGGTGCCGGTCGCATGTGTGGCGGTCAACGGCGCCCAGAACGCGGCGCTGTTGGCGGTGCAGATCATGGCGGCAGCTGACCCGCAGCTGGCAGAGCGCTTCGCCGACTTCAGGCGCAAGCAGTCGGAGGTCTAG
- the purD gene encoding phosphoribosylamine--glycine ligase — protein MRLLVVGSGGREHALVWKLAQNPTVERLYAAPGNPGMAGVASLVPIAADDVAGLVSFAEEQRIDLTVIGPEAPLVAGLADQLAARGLRVFGPRAQAARIEGSKVFCRSLAARLGVPMARGESFEDPDLASDFVKTMSPPVVVKAEGLAAGKGVLICEDHPRATEVIDQMMRGGAFGGAGSRVVIEEFLQGRETSMLCITDGETILPLDPAQDYKRIWDGDTGLNTGGMGSYSPVPWLAPKTRQAALDRIIRPLVQGLNEEGSRFCGCFYAGLMISDGDPYLIEVNARFGDPETQALMPRMSSDLAEAMLAAVEGNLSDYKLGWNDTACVSVVVASEGYPGPYETGVPVEGIAEVSSGEVVVFHAGTEETGGRLVSSGGRVLSVSALGTTIPEARDRAYKAAGGIGMRGKYMRTDIAKGVS, from the coding sequence ATGCGACTGCTCGTGGTGGGGTCCGGGGGCCGGGAACACGCTCTCGTGTGGAAGCTGGCCCAGAACCCGACGGTAGAACGCTTGTATGCGGCGCCCGGCAACCCCGGGATGGCCGGCGTCGCCTCCCTCGTCCCGATCGCGGCCGATGACGTCGCGGGGCTGGTCTCTTTCGCCGAGGAGCAGCGCATCGACCTGACGGTGATCGGGCCGGAGGCGCCGCTGGTGGCCGGACTCGCCGACCAGCTCGCGGCCCGTGGGCTGCGGGTGTTCGGCCCTCGGGCACAGGCAGCCCGGATCGAGGGGAGCAAGGTCTTCTGCCGGAGCCTCGCGGCCCGCCTGGGGGTGCCGATGGCCCGGGGGGAGTCCTTTGAAGATCCCGACCTCGCCAGCGACTTCGTGAAGACCATGTCTCCTCCGGTCGTCGTAAAGGCCGAAGGGCTCGCCGCCGGAAAGGGCGTCCTGATCTGCGAGGACCACCCTCGCGCGACCGAGGTGATCGACCAGATGATGCGCGGCGGCGCCTTCGGTGGGGCCGGCAGCCGCGTCGTGATCGAGGAGTTCCTGCAAGGCCGCGAGACGTCGATGCTTTGCATCACCGACGGAGAGACGATCCTTCCGTTGGACCCCGCCCAGGACTACAAGCGCATCTGGGACGGCGACACTGGCCTGAACACCGGAGGGATGGGCTCGTACTCACCGGTCCCCTGGCTGGCCCCCAAGACACGGCAGGCGGCCCTGGACCGGATCATCCGGCCCCTGGTGCAGGGCCTGAATGAGGAGGGAAGCCGGTTCTGCGGGTGCTTTTACGCGGGGCTGATGATCAGCGACGGCGACCCGTACCTCATTGAGGTCAACGCGCGGTTCGGCGACCCGGAGACGCAGGCGCTGATGCCCAGGATGTCCTCGGACCTCGCGGAGGCGATGCTGGCGGCCGTGGAGGGGAACCTGTCGGATTACAAGCTTGGTTGGAACGACACCGCGTGCGTCAGCGTCGTCGTTGCCTCGGAGGGCTACCCGGGACCCTACGAGACCGGGGTGCCGGTGGAGGGGATCGCCGAGGTGTCGTCCGGGGAAGTGGTGGTGTTCCACGCAGGGACTGAAGAGACCGGCGGCCGGCTCGTGAGCTCCGGGGGGAGGGTGCTCAGCGTGTCCGCCCTGGGTACCACCATCCCGGAAGCCCGTGACCGCGCATACAAAGCCGCGGGCGGAATCGGCATGCGCGGGAAGTACATGAGAACCGACATCGCGAAGGGAGTGTCATGA